A genomic segment from Corylus avellana chromosome ca5, CavTom2PMs-1.0 encodes:
- the LOC132181274 gene encoding NAC domain-containing protein 100-like: MENVSRLRNEDGQLELPPGFRFHPTDEELITHYLSPKVLDTNFSAIAIGEVDLNKCEPWDLPWRAKMGEKEWYFFCVRDRKYPTGLRTNRATDAGYWKATGKDKEIFRGRELVGMKKTLVFYKGRAPKGEKTGWVMHEYRLEGKYSAYNLPKTAKNEWVISRIFKKISAGKKTHISGLVALGSYANESRPSLLPPLMESSSYNSETRTRVREMSPHVTCFSDPMEDQKTNKDMVDSFNSHLVAASSSSNPAYISSAPNMGNLHYPDSALMHQESILRILLEHQAPSMEQSTKAEFSPETAFSTDISSVVSNHDMAQRSFEDQEPSSCAGPVDIDCLWNY; encoded by the exons ATGGAGAACGTTTCTAGGCTTAGAAATGAAGATGGTCAATTAGAATTGCCACCAGGTTTTCGATTTCACCCGACAGATGAAGAACTTATAACTCACTACCTATCCCCAAAGGTTCTTGACACCAACTTCTCTGCTATAGCAATCGGCGAGGTCGACCTCAATAAGTGTGAGCCTTGGGATTTGCCAT GGAGGGCTAAAATGGGTGAAAAGGAATGGTATTTCTTCTGTGTCAGAGACAGAAAGTACCCAACTGGTTTAAGAACAAACAGAGCTACTGATGCTGGATATTGGAAAGCCACAGGGAAAGACAAGGAAATATTTAGGGGGAGAGAACTGGTAGGAATGAAGAAAACTCTTGTTTTCTACAAGGGGAGGGCTCCCAAAGGAGAAAAAACCGGTTGGGTCATGCATGAATATAGATTAGAGGGGAAATATTCTGCATACAATCTCCCCAAAACAGCCAAG AACGAGTGGGTAATATCtagaatttttaagaaaatctcAGCTGGGAAGAAAACCCACATTTCTGGGTTGGTGGCCTTAGGCTCCTATGCCAACGAATCACGTCCTTCACTGTTGCCTCCATTAATGGAGTCTTCTTCATACAACAGCGAAACAAGAACACGTGTTCGGGAGATGTCGCCTCACGTGACCTGCTTCTCCGATCCAATGGAGGACCAGAAGACCAACAAAGACATGGTTGATAGCTTCAACTCTCATCTAGTAGCTGCCTCATCTTCCTCAAACCCAGCGTATATTTCCTCTGCTCCAAACATGGGAAATTTGCACTACCCAGATTCTGCTTTAATGCACCAAGAGTCCATATTGAGGATTCTGCTTGAACATCAGGCTCCAAGCATGGAACAGAGTACAAAAGCAGAGTTCTCCCCTGAAACTGCCTTTAGCACCGATATCTCTTCAGTGGTATCCAACCATGACATGGCTCAAAGGTCTTTTGAGGATCAAGAGCCATCAAGTTGTGCTGGGCCAGTTGACATTGATTGTCTATGGAATTATTAA
- the LOC132182519 gene encoding pentatricopeptide repeat-containing protein At5g15300, translating to MIRKRTNDRSANRPQRSSLWQNCTNLRGLKQVHAFMLVNGFNSNPFALRELIFASAIAISGTIRYAHQLFAHITEPDIFMWNTIIRGSAQSLNPLNAISLYTQMEKRHVKPDDFTFPFVLKACTKLSWVKMGFGIHGRVVKYGFESNTFLRNTLIYFHANCGDLSVARTLFDGSAKRDVVPWSALTAGYARRGELGLARQLFDEMPDKDLVSWNVMITGYVKQGHMESARKLFDEVPKKDIVTWNAMIAGYVLCRSHEQALEMFEEMRSVGERPDEVTMLSLLSACADLGDLDVGQKIHYKVLELCSGDLSILLGNALIDMYAKCGSIERALDVFRGMRERDVSTWNSVIGGLAFHGHAEESINLFIKMRRLKIRPNEITFVGVLVACSHAGKVEEGRGYFSLMTNEYKIEPNIRHCGCMVDLLGRAGQLNEAFEFIDSMEIEPNAIVWRTLLGACRTHGNVELGQRANERLLEMRRDQSGDYVLLSNIYASRGQWDGVEKVRKLMDDSGVRKEPGCSLIEADDRALMQFLFDSKPKLNSRNHISCVSNR from the coding sequence ATGATCCGAAAGAGAACAAACGACAGGAGCGCCAACCGTCCCCAACGGTCGAGCCTATGGCAAAACTGCACCAACCTGCGAGGTCTGAAACAAGTCCATGCTTTTATGCTCGTCAACGGCTTCAACTCCAACCCCTTTGCTCTCAGAGAACTCATTTTCGCCAGCGCGATTGCTATTTCAGGTACCATAAGATATGCGCACCAACTGTTCGCTCATATTACCGAACCAGACATCTTCATGTGGAATACCATTATCAGAGGCTCCGCTCAGAGCCTCAACCCTTTAAACGCGATTTCTCTTTATACCCAGATGGAGAAGCGGCACGTAAAGCCTGATGACTTCACTTTTCCGTTCGTGCTCAAGGCCTGCACTAAGCTTTCTTGGGTGAAGATGGGGTTTGGGATTCATGGGAGGGTGGTGAAGTATGGGTTCGAATCGAATACTTTTCTGAGGAATACCCTTATTTATTTTCATGCTAATTGTGGGGATTTGAGTGTTGCGAGAACGCTTTTTGATGGGTCGGCGAAAAGGGATGTTGTACCTTGGTCAGCTTTGACAGCCGGGTATGCGAGGCGAGGGGAGCTGGGTCTTGCGAGGCAACTTTTTGATGAAATGCCGGATAAAGATTTGGTGTCTTGGAATGTGATGATAACGGGGTATGTGAAGCAAGGGCATATGGAGAGCGCGAGGAAACTCTTTGATGAGGTCCCAAAGAAAGATATCGTGACTTGGAATGCGATGATTGCAGGGTATGTGCTTTGCAGATCGCATGAGCAGGCATTGGAGATGTTTGAGGAGATGAGAAGTGTGGGAGAGAGGCCGGATGAGGTGACCATGTTGAGTCTGTTGTCTGCTTGTGCGGATTTGGGAGATTTAGATGTTGGGCAGAAGATACACTACAAAGTTTTGGAATTGTGTTCGGGAGATTTGAGCATTTTACTTGGGAATGCACTTATAGATATGTATGCCAAGTGTGGAAGTATTGAGAGAGCACTTGATGTGTTCCGGGGGATGAGAGAAAGAGATGTGTCTACTTGGAATTCAGTAATAGGAGGCTTGGCTTTCCATGGCCATGCTGAGGAATCAATCAATCTGTTTATCAAGATGAGGAGGTTGAAAATCAGGCCAAATGAGATAACTTTCGTTGGAGTCTTGGTTGCATGCAGTCATGCTGGAAAAGTTGAAGAGGGGCGAGGATACTTTAGTCTTATGACAAATGAGTACAAAATTGAGCCAAACATTAGGCATTGTGGGTGTATGGTGGACCTGCTAGGGCGAGCTGGGCAATTAAATGAAGCATTTGAGTTCATAGACTCGATGGAGATTGAACCCAATGCCATTGTTTGGAGGACTCTGCTTGGGGCATGCAGAACTCATGGAAATGTCGAGTTGGGACAGCGTGCAAATGAGCGGCTACTTGAAATGAGAAGGGACCAGAGTGGGGATTATGTTCTTCTATCTAACATATATGCTTCACGAGGTCAGTGGGATGGGGTTGAGAAGGTGAGAAAATTGATGGATGACAGTGGGGTGAGGAAAGAGCCTGGCTGTAGCCTAATTGAAGCTGATGACAGAGCTCTTATGCAGTTTTTATTTGATtcaaagcctaagttgaattcgAGAAACCATATATCTTGTGTTTCAAATAGGTAA